DNA from Nitrospina gracilis Nb-211:
CATGCCGATGCCGTCGCCGTTGCCCGCGCCCTGCGACAGAAGACTGCTGGTGTAGCGATCGTCGCCCGCTCGGTCGATCAGCATGCCAACCCCGGTTTCGTGACCGACACCCTGCGACACTCCGGCGTGCGACAGGTAATCATCATCCCCCCCACTGTCCAGGAGCAACCCCGCGCCCTGACGGAAACCGGCGCCCTGTGCGTAACGTCCTGCCAGGTAGCGGTCGTCCCCGTTCCCATCATGCAGGATGCCCAGTCCGTACGTCTGCCCTGTGCCCTGGGCGAAGTAATCGGCGACGTAGGTGTCGTTGCCGTTCTGATCGGAGAGGATGCCGACGCCGCCGGACACCTGGATCAGGCTGTCCCAGCGGTCGTAGCCCAGCCCCACGCCCTGCGACATGGAACGGAATGCCAGAATGGGCTCGGAATAATCGGCGAACAAACCGCCGGAGGTGTAGCGGTCCTGTCCATCGGCGTCCACCAGCAGACCGTAGCCGCCGGTGGCGCCCAGCCCCTGGCCGTAAATGGAATTGGAAAAGGCATCGTCGCCACCCGCATCCGCCAGAATGCCGATGCCCAGGAAGCCCGCACCCTGGCAGAACACGTGGCATTGATAACGGTCCTGCCCGCCGGTGTCCACCAGCACGCCGATTCCGAGGAACCCCGCACCCTGCGAAAAGTGGTCGGCCACATAATGGTCGTTGCCGCCGAGGTCGAGCAGGAACCCCGCGCCCAGAAGGCCCGCTCCCTGCCGGCCCCATCCGCGCGACAGGTACAGGTCGTCGCCGGCGAAATCGATCATCACCATGTTGCGCCGCCCGACGTGGCTCGCTCCCGCCGTATTGAGGTAACGGTCGTTGCCTCCGAGATCAATGATCACATCGGCGTCATCGCTGTACACGTTGGACTGTCCATCGCCGATCACGATGGTGATGCCCGCCGTGCGGATCACCACCCGGTCGCGTTCCTCACGCACCACCCATCCCTGCCGGAAGGGTTGAAAGGACGCGCCGTCCTGTTTCCAAGCTTTCAGCCATTCGACGTCGAGGGCATCGGCGATCTGTTTTCCCGCAGCGAGGAGTTTGTGACGGTCCACTTTGAGCGCGGTCTCGAACCACACCAGGAACCGGTCTTCCATTTCGCGCTTTTCGATTTCCGTGCGGTGGAGGGTGTCGTCTTCCAGGTCCTGCAACAGCCAGTCGCGGATTCCGGTTTCGAGGGTGCTCACTTCCTCCACTGTCAATTGCGAAAGCGCCTCGCGCCTCATCGTTTCCGCCCGGTTCATCGCCGCGGCCAGGCGGTCGATGAACTCGCCCAGGTCCGCGGGCGGTGCGGGTATCTTTTCTTCACCGTCTTTCATGTCCAGAGCATCGAGTCCCGCCTGAATCAGGGACCCTAACCGGTGCACCTCAGCGGAAAAGGACCGGTTGACGGAACGCGTGAGCAAGTGCGTTAACCAGGGCAGGTCCATCGGACGGTGGAGGGTGTAATTCACCTCGCCCACGCGGAAGGGGTTGGACTCACCGCCGGCGAAGGCGGTGGTCAGCACGCGTTCGGAGGTTTTTTTCATGGCGCGCAGGGTTTTTTGAAATTCGTCCTGCATGCCTTCGCGCTCCAATGTCTGCGAAAAAAAAGTTTCCCTCGCCTCGGCGTGAAGCCGGTCCAGCTCCGGATGCACGGGCAAAACGGCGGGATGGGTCGGGATGGGATCGAGCGTGAGCGCCATATCCATCACCACCTCGCCGCGCAGGAGTTTGAGTTGCAGGTTGCCGCCCGCCCCGACCTGCGCCACGCGGTTCTTGAAATGCACGACCAGCGAGTTCTCACCACCGAGTTCCAGCGGTTCGTTGTTGACGGCGACGATGCGGTCGGTGACCAGCAAACCCGCCTTGTCCGCCGTCGAGCCGGGATAGACACGGTGCACCCGAAGCGCGGGGGTGAAATCGTCCGCATCCGGCAAAAACACCGGCTTGGTCTCGCGCGGGGCTATGCCCAGCCAACCCGCCTGTTGGGTTTCCTGAAGCCCGGTCACCACCGGCACCTCTTTCTTGAGGGTCGGCAACCCCAGCAGGGGATACAGGGAAAACAGGTCCGATCCGCCGCCGGATGCGGACAGCTCTTCCGCGGGCGCATGCGACTCGACCGGCGATAATGGGCCCTCCGCCCGCGCTCCCGCGGCCGGCCCCAAAAGAATCATCCCCGCGCAAATCACATGACACGCAAGACGCATCACCACCCGGCCACCCTGTTCGTTCATCGCGTTCACGTTCACTCGAGTTTCAAAACCACGTCTGCCGGCGGTAGGCGGAGTACGCCTCGCCGAATTTGTTTTGCAGGGCGCGTTCCTCCTGCCGGGCACGCACGATGTTGAGCGGCACCACCACAACAAAAAGATAAACCATTCCCTGTACCGATCCCACCGCAAGAAATAATCCGAAAAACGTGAGCTCAATGCCCCGGTACACCGGGTGCCGCACATAGCGGTACACGCCACGGCTCACCAGCCGGTCGCCGCCGGGAAGGACCGCCAGGGACTTTCCCAACTGCGCCATCGCCACAATCCAGAATAAAAGACCCGACAAACCGATCGTCAACCCGGCATACACCAGGGGCCGCACGCCGAATCCAAAATGCTTCGGGCCGAGCCACGCCACCAACAACGCACCGAGATACACGGACGGAATGGCAATGGTGAGCACCAGGCCTTTGATCGGGGACATCGCTTCGGCGGCAGGACCTTCCGCCTCGCGGCCCGCATCAGGTTCCGGCACCGGCACCTCCCACGCGTTCATCGACGGACTCCGGCACGATCAGGCGCAACCAGTCTTCTGCGCCTTCCACCACTTCCAGCGAAACACGGAGCACGCGCCACGGCA
Protein-coding regions in this window:
- a CDS encoding methyltransferase family protein — protein: MNAWEVPVPEPDAGREAEGPAAEAMSPIKGLVLTIAIPSVYLGALLVAWLGPKHFGFGVRPLVYAGLTIGLSGLLFWIVAMAQLGKSLAVLPGGDRLVSRGVYRYVRHPVYRGIELTFFGLFLAVGSVQGMVYLFVVVVPLNIVRARQEERALQNKFGEAYSAYRRQTWF